A region of the Rickettsiales bacterium Ac37b genome:
AACCATCATACTTTTGTGCGTTTCAAATCCCACATACTCATTATTTGTATTAGTACAACAACATACACCTTCATTTCGCAAAGATAATAATCTTTTATTAGTTTGATCACGAGGCTCAAAGGTTTTAGCTTTAGGGAATTTATCATTTAAATAATCTAGATGAATATTCTTGGTAGATAAAAATACAATATTATTCCAAGCATTTTTTTGATCCAAAATTGATGCTATTTCATCAATTAATATTTTGCTTGGTAAAGATTTTAGGTCTATAAATAATATATTATTACCTGTTAATACTATGTTTAATACTTCTTCTAAAGTAGGAATTTTATGTAAATCGCCACGCCGCGGAAAAGTATTATCATTTTCAGGATCAAAATAATATGCCGCATTACATTTGAGTATTTCATTATAAGTTAAATCTTTGACTTGTCCCTGGCAATCAGTTTTAATAGCTAAATCTTTATAATTATATAATACTACTCTATTATCTTTAGTTAGTTGTAAATCTATTTCTACTCCATCAACACCAGCTTCTAATACAGTTTTTATAGCATATATAGTGTTTTCCGGGAGCTCACCTTTGCCTCCTCTATTAGCTATAATCTTAGGATTATTAGTAGCGCATACCTCATTTATAAAACAGAAATTCATAAGAATATACATTAATATATAAGCTATCTTCCAAAATAATGCCATATAATGATCCTTTCCACATTTTTTCTGCTTTACATATTAGACAATTTATTTTTATTATTCAATCAATTGATCGTTCATTTATCCCAATTTATATTATCTTAAACATTATGCATTTATTTAACGAATTTCAAATTATAAACCTAATAAAGTCTAAATTTCCTTCATCTAACAAAAATATAGTTGGCATAGGTGATGACGCAGCTTTAATAAAAATCAGCGACACCCAAATGATGGCAATAAGCAAGGACTTACTTGTAGAAGATAGTCATTTCAGGCTATCATATTTTAGCCCACAAGCTGTTGCTCATAAATCTTTACATAGTAATTTAAGTGATATAGCTGCAATGGGAATTATGCCCGAATATATACTGCTTGGTATGTCCATTCCGCCTTATATTTCTATAGAATGGATTGAAGAGTTTATCAACTGTTTAGCTATTTTATGCAAAAAACATTCTATTATAGTGATCGGTGGTGATACTGTTCCATCGGTAGATAAATTAGTAATAAGTATTACGGTATGCGGTATAGGTAATACAAAAAATATAAAATATATTAATACAGCTAAACCAGGTGATATTATATGTGTAGCTGGCAGGATGGGATATGCTCATTTAGGACTTCATGCTCTAGAAAAAAATATACCCGGATTTGAAACCTTTAAAAATGCACAACTCTTTCCTGAAGCAAAACTTAGTGAAGGAATATTTTTGGGTAATTATTACGAAGTAACCGCTATGACAGATCTCTCAGACGGATTATCTATTGATTTAAAAAATTTATGTGATGCTTCAAATGTAGGCGCTATAGTAGATATCAATCCATCCCTTACATTGGATAATAATACTCAAAAAATTTCTTCTATTTTAGCTATATCCATCAGTGATGGTGTTATTCATGGCGGTGAAGATTACGGTTTATTATTTACAGTTAAAGAAAATTTGATCGAACATTTATCCCAAGAGTTTTATCAAAAATTTGGTTATCATTTTTATAGACTAGGTAAAATAACTGAAACACCATCTATAATTTATACGCCATATAATTAATTTTAATTTCATTTTTTTATATCACTTTCTATCTTAATTATACATTATATTCACACACAGAAAAATTAAGTAAACAATACATAAATTATCCACAAATTTTGTGGGTAATTTATATTGGTATATTTCAAATTTTCTTTATAGCTGCAGCAATTTAAATATTAACTTCATTGTTTGTTGCTCACGTAGTATTTCTTATATTACCGAACAAAAAAATTGTAAGATAGACTATATTTTTTCAGTTGAATCAACTATGTTTTATAGTAAGTAGGCTTCACTATGTTTTTTAATACGCATCATTATTCTTAAGCTCTCATTTACTATATGCAAGAGGTATTATAGATTAAATACCTCTTTCTATAATCCATTCAATAAAGCGTTCATTAGGTATGTTAGTATTAGGGTTTTCTTTTAAAGAAAAAAGATATGTTTCTTTGATAAAAGAAAGTACTTGTTCAAAAGTTGGATTAAGCCTTTTTTCTTTAAGATAAGCTAGTACTTTATGTACTATATTAGTAAAAAGTTGATCATTCCAAAGATGTTGTTCAGTTTGTAGATTTTCCTTATTTTTTTCTACAGTATGACTATTAAATCTTGGTGTCTCATTTATTAAATCTGATACTGAGCAGTCTAAAATGTCTGCCAAATTAGATAAAGTATCTAAAGTAGGGTTAAGGGAGCGCCCAGATATTATATTATAAAAAGATCCTCTTTTTACACCCGCATTTCGTTCCATATCTCTAATATTAAGTTTTTTTTGCCCCATACGATTTTTTATATTCTGCTGCAAAGTAGCCTTCATACACATTATTATCCTTGTTAATTTTTTTCATAATTTTTAAAGCAAAAATACCGATTCTTTAATAAACTTTATTTAGAAATAAGTCTATAAGCAACTTAAATCTTGACTCCTCACGTATCAATATAAATGTATATAAAAACTATTGATGCACTCATAAATGTATGATATACACATATAAATGTACAATACACTTATAATATACAATACCTGCATATATATGATTAAATAATTATATTATATTATGCTAAAGAAGTAAAATCATGAGAAAAATTAATAAAAACAAATAGGCTATTGAAGTGGGAGAGACATAAACAAATAGGAGAAATAAAAAGATAATTACAATTATAAAACATATTCCTTAAAAAAATTATTAAATATTTTATCTCTATTAAATTGTCCTCAATATACAAAAGTAGTTAAGAAAATCATTTAATTAAGTCAGTAAGAAATACCTCTCTCATAGCTGACGGATAAGAAAGGAAAACAAGATGTTTACATTTAGAAATAAATATCATCAAGAATGTACAAAAGAAGCAAAAATCAATGAAAATGAGTTGCATAGTTGGATAGAACAGCAAGATTTAAAAGTAGGGGGCTTTATTAAATTATTAGACCATACATTAGTAAGATGTGAACAAATTAATCAAGATATACAAGCCAGTATATTAGAGTTGATAGAACATTATAATATTATAAAGCGTAATTTTTTTAGAGTTGCAGCATTATATAATAATAGAGTTTCTGAAAAGAAATACAAATATATTTCATTATTGCTAACCAAACTTAGTGTAGAATTGGAGGATTTACAACATAAACCTGGTATGTTTTTGAAGGAACAACTGTCTATCATAGAATGGAAAATTAATATTGATAGAGAAAATTTAGTTAGAGGGGAAAATTATTCATTAATTAAGCTATTAAAATCTCTAGGAAACGCAAATGAATTAAACTTAAAAGAAAAGATGATACAATCTATTGTGCAAAAGAAGTTTAGAAGGCAAGAAGAAAATAATAATCAGGAAGGATAAAGGGGTTTTAATCTAACAGTTTATAAATTAGGACTTAAACGACAGTAAAATACTTCCTCATTATGGGTAACTGTCATACCATGTTTGAACTAGTACACATGTTTTGTACTAGTACATATAATAGTGCAAATAAGATTATCGTTTATAATTTAGAGTTATTTACTTTTTCCTTTATCACTACTAGATTTTATAAATCTGATAGAGGAAGGATTGGAATCTGATTTTACTAAATCTTTATCTTTTAAATTATTTTTAATTTTATACATTTCCTCTGCCATTTTGTGAGGAAATAATGGTTTATCGCCAGCATTTTGTTCAAACATATCAATTTTCTTACGAAACTCGCGTCGCTTAAATATATCATCTTCCTGCAAAGACGTATTTTTTCCTGTTGCAAGATAGTTATCTTTTGCTTTTATCATTTGCTTGTTAACACTGTCGTTTGTTTCAACTTTTATTTTCATTTTATCTTTTAATTTTTCTGATTCTTTCTGAATATCTTGAACTGTAGTTCTATTTCTGGTTCTGTACATTTCCTCTGCCATTTTGTGAGGAAATAATGGTTTATCGCCAGCATTTTGTTCAAACATATCAATTTTCTTACGAAACTCGCGTCGTTTAAATATATCATCTTCTTTATAAGTTTTTTTCTCTCCTTTGGAAGTCACATTATCTATTTCTTTTGATGCTTTAAATAAATTACGTACACTAGGTGTACAATTTCAAGGGTTGATGGAAGAAAAAAAGAGTATATAAGTAAGAGCTAGGGATATAATTAATTTGGAGGAATTGTGGGACAAATATTACATGGCTGCGCCACGACTACGCACGCAATTAGAAAAGAATTACAGCGATCGCAAGCTACGATCAAAGAATTAAGTGAACAATATAATATTAACCCTAAAACTGTGATAAAATGGCGTCAAAGAAAAGAAGAAGGAGTAGAAGATCGCTCTAATGCTCCTAAAAAAGCAACTACTATTTTGAAGCCCGAAGATGAAGCTTTGATTATTGCTTTTCGTAAGTCTACGCAATTACCTTTGGATGATTGCTTTGATGCACTTATTAAAGAAATACCTTATTTAACTCGTTCAAATCTTTACCGATGCCTTAAACGGTACGGTTTATCTTGTTTACCCAAAGAAGATAATATCAAAGAGAAGAAGAAATTTAAGGCTTATGAAATAGGATTTATGCATCTTGATATCACAGAAGTAAGAATTGGTGAGGGAAAATTTTACATATTTGTGGCAATATGTAGAGTGAGTAAATTTGCTTATGTTGAGCTGCATAATAATAGCAATGGCGATACTACAGTTAATTTTCTTGATAACTTGGTAAGTAGCTGTCCCTTTAAGATACATACCATATTAACTGATAATGGTGTTCAATTTGCTTACAATGGTTTAGCCAGGTACAGAGCTCCTAAAGCAAGACATAGATTTGATCTAAAATGTAAAGATTACGGTATCAGGCATCGCACAACAAGGCCTTATAGTCCAAGTACCAATGGTCAAGTAGAAAGAATGAATAGGACTATAAAAGAAGCTACTACTAAGAAGTATCATTATACTAGTAGAGAAGAGTTAGATAGTCATCTACAAGCTTTTGTTATGGCTTATAATTATGCTAAAAGGCTTTCTTCTATTGCTAGAAAAACGCCTTTTGAAATGATCTTGACTTGTTACACACAAAATGCTAATAATTTTAGAATTAATCCTAACCATCAACTACTGAAACCGTACACCTAGCACGTATGATAGTTGGCGGCGAAAATATATTATATATTGCAAGGAGACTAGTACGGTGTGCTGTTGAAGATATAGGAATGTCCGATCCCAATGCCCTTACCCAAACTATAGCTGCAAAAGATGCTTACGATTTTCTAGGATCACCAGAAGGAGAGCTAGCAATTAGCCAAGCGGTTATTTATCTTGCAACTGCTCCTAAATCAAATGCAAGCTATCTAGCCTATAAAAAGGTTATAAAAGATGCAAAAGAAACCGGATCTTTTCCCCCTCCCAAACATATTTTAAATGCTCCAACTTCCATGATGAAAGAACATGATTATGGCAAGGGATATATTTATGACCATGATTTACCAGAAGGTTTTTCTGGACAAAATTATTTTCCTGATAATATGCAAAAGGCAGTTTATTACTCTCCTATAGAACGTGGTTTTGAACGAGAAATTAAAAAAAGAATTGAATACTGGCTGAGTTTATCTAACAAGAATACTACTGATTAAATAGCATTTTTATTATTAGCATATCTTTTATAGTCAAAGCATTTGAACTTCCATACATCGTCCCATCAAAGCTCTCCTACTCTTTGTAGGCTTTACTTTATCTGCCCTCGTTCTATTTGAGCCTACTCCTAATTCAATAATTTATATTGTATTTTAAATTGCTAATTTCTCTTAAATTTTAAGTATAAATAATATAATAATTAATTGTAATTAAATAATATAAAATATTGAAATATATAAGCTGATTTTCTCAAAGTGGTCTATACTATAGTAAATTAAGTTGATAAAGACATGATATATGATATATTAAAAAGCTCATAAACCCAAAACAGTAGAAGCAATGGCATATTCCTTAGATTTACGTAAAAAAGTAATTCACTATGTTAATAAAGGTTATACCAGAGAAGAAGCTGCAAGAATTTTTGGCATAGGTGAAAGAACAATTTATAGATGGTTATCGAGATCGAAATCCGGGAATTTAGCAGCCACACGAGCAGCTAAGCCATGGAAGAAGCTTGATCCAATCAAATTATTAAACGAGGTGTCTAAAAACAGCAATTGGCTATTATCTGATTTTGCAAAGGTTTTTAATGTGTCTACAGCTGCTATCTGTTTGGCATTCAAGACTTTGGGGATCACACGAAAAAAAAGACCACACTCTATCGTGAACGGGATGAAGCAAAACGGCAATTATTTTTGGCAGCTATCGCAAACTATAAAGCGGAAGATATAGTTTATATTGATGAGAGTGGAATTGATAGCTATTTGTACTATTCTTGGGGATACAGTCTCAGAGGAAGTAAAGTTTATGGTGATATCTCAGGTAAAAAACATGATTGAGAAAGCTTTATTGCAGGTAAGGTTGGGAAGAAAATTATTGCGCCAATGTGTTTCAAGGGCACATGTAATACAGAAGTTTTTAACGAGTGGGTTAGTCAGTGTTTGGTGCCCGAACTAAGATTTGGTCAAGTTGTAATACTTGATAATGCAACGTTCCATAAGTCAGCTAGAACTAGGAATTTAATAGAAGATATAGGCTGTAAACTTTTATTCTTACCACCTTACTCTCCTGATCTCAACCCAATTGAAAAATATTGGGCTCATTTAAAAGCTAAAATCAAACCTATCATTACTAATTTTAATAACCTTAGCGATGCTATTGATTATGGCTTCTCTATGCCATTCTCAACTTAATTGACTATAGTTAAGAATTGGTAAGAAATTTAATAATATAAAAATAAAATCAGACAATTTAGTAATTACATATTACAAACTGCCTGATTTTTTATTTTTTTCGATTAAGTGTTGCTTATATTGATCTATAGTGAATTAATTTGAATTAGGGGTAAGAGTGAGGAGTCGAAGCCTACTAATAGCTAGGAGAGCATTGATCAACACCCCACCTAATTCAAATTAAAAAACTAAGCATCTTTAGCAAGATCCAAACACACATCTCCAGAAATCCCTGCCACTTGTCCAATGCAGCTATATTGCCACCATTCCCATCCTACATTCTGCCAAGTTTCTGGGATAGTTGGTTCTGGGTTCTCTGTCCAATGTGATATCCACAATTTATTTTGACTAAAATCATATTTATGCCAATCAATTTTATCATTCCAATCATTATTATTAGTATTAAGGTACACTTTTTGATAGCCTGCTTGTTTTAAGAGATCTAAAAATTCGTTCAATTTATCTGCTCTTTCAGTAGACGAAACTTCCTCTGAATTAGGAAACACGGATACAGCAAGAACATGTATATTTTTATCAAAATTAACCTTTGCAAGTTCAGTGTTAATATTTTGTATTTGCTCCGCTGGAGTAGAAGTTAAAACACGGAAATTATGGTAAGCAGCTGGTACTATATTATTGGCAGTTACTTCATTCCAATATTCAACAAATTTTGGATCCTGATAAGTGGCACCTTCAGTAGCCCGCATAATCACTGTTTTTATTCCATGATCATGAATTTCAGTAGCATTAATTTTATTTTGCCATTTTGATATGTTAATAGCCTTATTTACTTTGGTCATAATATTTCTCCATAAATAATTAACATATAGTTATATAATTAGTTAAATTTTTTATATATACCATAATAATAGTATAAATTTTATATAATAGGAAGCGTTAAATTAACCTTTTATTAGAAATAAAAGCTTGATTATGTTTAATTTGAAAGGAAATAAGAGCAGACAAGCAAGATATTAAAAATTAGTAAATGTTTTAGACTATTTTATTTCCATCTAGTATAGGAGATAAACCTACTGCAGCTCGTTTTTCATTAATGGTCATAAAATTACAATTTTGTACTCTTGACCAAATATTTTCTCTTTTAGAGGCTAGAGCACTAATATCATCTTTATTATAAGATAATTTCAGACTTTCATCAAACATTGGTACTAGGTGTACGGTTTCAGTAGTTGATGGTTAGGATTAATTCTAAAATTATTAGCATTTTGTGTGTAACAAGTCAAGATCATTTCAAAAGGCGTTTTTCTAGCAATAGAAGAAAGCCTTTTAGCATAATTATAAGCCATAACAAAAGCTTGTAGATGACTATCTAACTCTTCTCTACTAGTATAATGATACTTCTTAGTAGTAGCTTCTTTTATAGTCCTATTCATTCTTTCTACTTGACCATTGGTACTTGGACTATAAGGCCTTGTTGTGCGATGCCTGATACCGTAATCTTTACATTTTAGATCAAATCTATGTCTTGCTTTAGGAGCTCTGTACCTGGCTAAACCATTGTAAGCAAATTGAACACCATTATCAGTTAATATGGTATGTATCTTAAAGGGACAGCTACTTACCAAGTTATCAAGAAAATTAACTGTAGTATCGCCATTGCTATTATTATGCAGCTCAACATAAGCAAATTTACTCACTCTACATATTGCCACAAATATGTAAAATTTTCCCTCACCAATTCTTACTTCTGTGATATCAAGATGCATAAATCCTATTTCATAAGCCTTAAATTTCTTCTTCTCTTTGATATTATCTTCTTTGGGTAAACAAGATAAACCGTACCGTTTAAGGCATCGGTAAAGATTTGAACGAGTTAAATAAGGTATTTCTTTAATAAGTGCATCAAAGCAATCATCCAAAGGTAATTGCGTAGACTTACGAAAAGCAATAATCAAAGCTTCATCTTCGGGCTTCAAAATAGTAGTTGCTTTTTTAGGAGCATTAGAGCGATCTTCTACTCCTTCTTCTTTTCTTTGACGCCATTTTATCACAGTTTTAGGGTTAATATTATATTGTTCACTTAATTCTTTGATCGTAGCTTGCGATCGCTGTAATTCTTTTCTAATTGCGTGCGTAGTCGTGGCGCAGCCATGTAATATTTGTCCCACAATTCCTCCAAATTAATTATATCCCTAGCTCTTACTTATATACTCTTTTTTTCTTCCATCAACCCTTGAAATTGTACACCTAGCTTCTGTGAAGTTTTCTAAAAAATATGGTTTTTAGCAAATTTTTGAGCGAAAAAATAGCTTTTATTCGAAGGAATATTAATATATTTCAAGCAATAAAAGCTTTTTTTTGTAGCCAAAAAGTGCTAAGAAAACAGTTGTTGAGAAACCTTCACAGAACCTAAGGAAGCTGAAAAAACTATATATCAAATATATTTATTCTTTAACTGTATAATTATCATGATTTTGTATCCAGGATCTGTAATTGACTGCTGGACAAAAATAATTTCCTTGCATGTAATCTACATTTAAATCCATTAAGAGCTTTGCTATCTCGCCGTTTTCAACAAATTCAGCTACAGATTTGAGTCCAAACCCACGTATCATGTTAAGCAAAGTTTTAACTAATAATAGATTATCAGAATGATCTAAAATATCTCGTATAAATGCTCCGTCAATTTTAATTATATCTACAGATAATGCTTTTAATTGGCGGAAGGAAGTATAGCCAGAGCCAAAATCATCTAGAGCAACTTGGCATCCTATCTCTTGCAAAGTGGCGATAAAATAGGCTGTTTTACTTAAGTCTTTTTGAGCAGCAGTTTCTGTGATTTCAACAATTACTCTATTTGCTAAACTTGAATCTTGAAGTAATTTTTTGGTCTTTTTTAACCAGTTTTCATTATGGATACCAAGGGCAGATAAATTAAATGCTAAATGGATATTGGGGCTAGTTTTTAATTCTTCTACTACCATTTCTAGCACTGCTTCATCTATAAAACTAATAAATCCCATTTCTTCAGCTTGTTCTATAAAAGGGCCTGCAGAAACAATGCGTCCTTCATTGTTAATTATTCTTAATAAACTTTCATAATGGGTTACATTACCAGTTTTACTTTCTATAATAGGTTGAAAAGCCAATCTCAGTTTTTGCTCTAATAAAGCTTTTTTTATGCATGATGTAAGAATTAGGGATCTTTTGAAATGCTCTTTATTATTTATAAATTCTTTATATGAAGTATAATATTTTGAGTAAGTAAAATTATTATTCGTATTTAATACAGTATATGCTTTATTTAAAGCCTCTATGGCACTACTCGCATCGTGCGGGATAGATATGCCGCTAATATTTGGAGTAAAATGTAAAGGTTTTAAGTCATTATTATAAGAAAAAAGTTGTATATAGTTATATAAAGCATAAACATACTGACCTATCTCGTCTAAGTTAGTATGTATAATTATGTAAATGTAGGAATCGTTTACATTGATAATAATATTACTTGGAGATTTAACGCTATTATCATCTTGTTCTTGGTGTAATTGATTTAATTTTAAAAAAAGATCTTGTTTTAGCATGTGTAGAGCGTTATAAACAAATTCTTTATTATAGAGTGTAATTAGAATAGGCATGTTTTTAATTTCTATGACTAATAATGAAGAAAAGTTGTGATTATTTATATCAAATTCAATTACGTTTTGTAATTGTTGTATAAAACTTTTGTGGCATTCCAGCATAGAACTTGCCTTGCTATTTGAATTATAAAAATTACTCTGTATGTAAGATATAGTATTATTCTAAATAAACTACAACTTTTGATTTGTATTTTATGATTATTAAGTTAATTTTATATTAAATTTTAATAGTAAAAGTATATTATTAATATATTTTTGTTATTATCAAAGTATATTGACTATAGATATAATATGAGGGGTTTTATGTGGTACAATAATAAAAAATTGATATTATTTTTTATCGTAATGCTTAGTGCTTGTGCTCCAATATACGGTACTAAATATAATTATATACCTCCTGAATATCCTGAAGGTAGAACTTGTGTGAGTATGTGTTTAATGCAGAAAGGGCAGTGTTTTAATAATTGTAATAATACAGAACAGATGTGTATAAGTAGTGCTCAAATTGTAGAAATGGCAAAGATCGCTACGGAGAATAATAAAAATTCTGAGAAATATGGACGTTATGATTATTATCATAATTATAATAGAAATTATGATTATAGATGTGATAGTAATAAAACTAATTGTGAGAATTTTTGCTATAATGATTATAATTTATGTTACCAAAATTGTGGTGGAATGGTTATTGAAGATAGGTATTGTACAGCTTTTTGTAAATAGGGATTTGTAATTTAAAATTATTAGAGAAAATATATTATGTCAATTGTTACGCGTTTTGCTCCAAGCCCCACAGGTTTATTACATGTTGGTAATATACGTACTGCATTAGTAAATTTTTTATATGCTCGGAAGTTTCAT
Encoded here:
- a CDS encoding cytoplasmic glycerophosphodiester phosphodiesterase — protein: MALFWKIAYILMYILMNFCFINEVCATNNPKIIANRGGKGELPENTIYAIKTVLEAGVDGVEIDLQLTKDNRVVLYNYKDLAIKTDCQGQVKDLTYNEILKCNAAYYFDPENDNTFPRRGDLHKIPTLEEVLNIVLTGNNILFIDLKSLPSKILIDEIASILDQKNAWNNIVFLSTKNIHLDYLNDKFPKAKTFEPRDQTNKRLLSLRNEGVCCCTNTNNEYVGFETHKSMMVEDVLTLGPLYTKVEFHLWDKNAIKCTKKSKGENVKIVFLGVNNELEYNQAKILGVYAVITDYPIKLLNSIDS
- the thiL gene encoding Thiamine-monophosphate kinase — translated: MHLFNEFQIINLIKSKFPSSNKNIVGIGDDAALIKISDTQMMAISKDLLVEDSHFRLSYFSPQAVAHKSLHSNLSDIAAMGIMPEYILLGMSIPPYISIEWIEEFINCLAILCKKHSIIVIGGDTVPSVDKLVISITVCGIGNTKNIKYINTAKPGDIICVAGRMGYAHLGLHALEKNIPGFETFKNAQLFPEAKLSEGIFLGNYYEVTAMTDLSDGLSIDLKNLCDASNVGAIVDINPSLTLDNNTQKISSILAISISDGVIHGGEDYGLLFTVKENLIEHLSQEFYQKFGYHFYRLGKITETPSIIYTPYN
- a CDS encoding Helix-turn-helix domain protein, producing the protein MCMKATLQQNIKNRMGQKKLNIRDMERNAGVKRGSFYNIISGRSLNPTLDTLSNLADILDCSVSDLINETPRFNSHTVEKNKENLQTEQHLWNDQLFTNIVHKVLAYLKEKRLNPTFEQVLSFIKETYLFSLKENPNTNIPNERFIEWIIERGI
- a CDS encoding Integrase core domain protein: MGQILHGCATTTHAIRKELQRSQATIKELSEQYNINPKTVIKWRQRKEEGVEDRSNAPKKATTILKPEDEALIIAFRKSTQLPLDDCFDALIKEIPYLTRSNLYRCLKRYGLSCLPKEDNIKEKKKFKAYEIGFMHLDITEVRIGEGKFYIFVAICRVSKFAYVELHNNSNGDTTVNFLDNLVSSCPFKIHTILTDNGVQFAYNGLARYRAPKARHRFDLKCKDYGIRHRTTRPYSPSTNGQVERMNRTIKEATTKKYHYTSREELDSHLQAFVMAYNYAKRLSSIARKTPFEMILTCYTQNANNFRINPNHQLLKPYT
- a CDS encoding Transposase; this encodes MAYSLDLRKKVIHYVNKGYTREEAARIFGIGERTIYRWLSRSKSGNLAATRAAKPWKKLDPIKLLNEVSKNSNWLLSDFAKVFNVSTAAICLAFKTLGITRKKRPHSIVNGMKQNGNYFWQLSQTIKRKI
- the acm_1 gene encoding Lysozyme M1 precursor translates to MTKVNKAINISKWQNKINATEIHDHGIKTVIMRATEGATYQDPKFVEYWNEVTANNIVPAAYHNFRVLTSTPAEQIQNINTELAKVNFDKNIHVLAVSVFPNSEEVSSTERADKLNEFLDLLKQAGYQKVYLNTNNNDWNDKIDWHKYDFSQNKLWISHWTENPEPTIPETWQNVGWEWWQYSCIGQVAGISGDVCLDLAKDA
- the yfgF gene encoding Cyclic di-GMP phosphodiesterase YfgF codes for the protein MLECHKSFIQQLQNVIEFDINNHNFSSLLVIEIKNMPILITLYNKEFVYNALHMLKQDLFLKLNQLHQEQDDNSVKSPSNIIINVNDSYIYIIIHTNLDEIGQYVYALYNYIQLFSYNNDLKPLHFTPNISGISIPHDASSAIEALNKAYTVLNTNNNFTYSKYYTSYKEFINNKEHFKRSLILTSCIKKALLEQKLRLAFQPIIESKTGNVTHYESLLRIINNEGRIVSAGPFIEQAEEMGFISFIDEAVLEMVVEELKTSPNIHLAFNLSALGIHNENWLKKTKKLLQDSSLANRVIVEITETAAQKDLSKTAYFIATLQEIGCQVALDDFGSGYTSFRQLKALSVDIIKIDGAFIRDILDHSDNLLLVKTLLNMIRGFGLKSVAEFVENGEIAKLLMDLNVDYMQGNYFCPAVNYRSWIQNHDNYTVKE